A portion of the Bombus terrestris chromosome 3, iyBomTerr1.2, whole genome shotgun sequence genome contains these proteins:
- the LOC100644204 gene encoding protein SPT2 homolog isoform X2, with product MKKAHSQIVFFKNKLLCPSQPDEDDYGYVSQEASAFYNQLMNKYNSTTSQKPTFDDCRKRTIKDIASTKDRVKLALKQQEVEEALGHRRKRKHSVKEVGLEVEEKTEKETKDDKKEKDEKLKAKRKPMPPPIDFSELLKIAEKKQHEPIIIEAKPKSDEPERLLTKKQMKEYAKEKEWRERKEQRNKLSNMNNKEGNVTSNKLNKTQDCRNNASSSNKILKVSEKLTTVSSISNKTLSKATGLQSSTSKKGGIEKPNLNKVTPNKPNISKTSERDILSEERKKLETERKELEEMRQVIEEEKKKLRLSKTQIEDTKNSKIEKSVSKMKVEKRELSKNIHKESPAIGITKCRIPQTMNDKIKQFPPADMKSIKSKQMLHLKEQRKSLVNHKRRIRDEDDEEEYDSELEDFIDDEVEEGNEDYSKYISEIFGYDKNKYKYVDNDDDAAMESSFAQQLKEEYVSTKIGIMEDLEDMRMEALEKKRKALFKKKFKK from the exons ATGAAAAAAGCACATAGTCAAATAgttttttttaagaataaactTCTGT GTCCTTCACAACCTGATGAAGACGACTATGGATATGTTTCACAGGAAGCATCTGCATTTTATAATCAGTTAATGAATAAATACAACAGTACGACTTCGCAAAAACCAACTTTCGATGACTGCCGAAAAAGGACAATAAAAGATATAGCATCTACAAAG GATAGAGTAAAACTAGCTTTAAAACAGCAAGAAGTGGAAGAAGCTTTAGGACACCGTCGGAAAAGAAAACATTCCGTAAAAGAGGTAGGATTAGAGGTAGAAGAAAAAACTGAAAAAGAGACTAAAgatgataaaaaggaaaaagatgagAAGTTAAAAGCCAAGAGGAAACCTATGCCACCACCTATTGATTTttctgaattattaaaaattgctgaaaaGAAACAACATGAACCAATTATTATCGAAGCTAAACCAAAAAGTGATGAACCAGAAAGGTTATTGACGAAAAAGCAAATGAAAGAATatgcaaaagaaaaagaatggcGAGAACGAAAAGAACAACGAAATAAACTTAGCAATATGAATAATAAAGAGGGAAATGTTACATctaataaactaaataaaacACAAGATTGTCGTAATAATGCCAGTTCTtctaacaaaatattaaaagtatccGAAAAATTAACCACAGTATCTTCAATTTCGAATAAAACTCTTTCCAAAGCAACAGGATTACAATCATCAACTTCTAAAAAAGGAGGTATTGAGAAACCTAATCTCAATAAAGTTACTCCAAACAAGCccaatatttcaaaaacatcTGAGAGAGATATACTTTctgaggaaagaaaaaagttggaaacagagagaaaagaaTTAGAAGAAATGCGACAAGTaattgaagaagaaaaaaagaaattaagattAAGCAAAACTCAAATTGAAGAtacaaaaaattcgaaaattgagAAGTCAGTATCAAAAATGAAAGTAGAGAAACGAGAGTTatcaaaaaatatacataaagaaTCTCCAGCAATTGGCATAACAAAGTGTCGTATACCACAAACAatgaacgataaaataaaacaatttccaCCAGCAGACATGAAGTCAATCAAATCTAAACAAATGCTTCATTTAAAGGAACAGAGGAAGTCACTGGTTAACCATAAAC GTCGTATAAGAGATGAGGATGATGAAGAGGAATATGACTCTGAGCTTGAAGATTTTATTGATGATGAAGTAGAAGAAGGAAATGAAGATTATAGTAAATATATAAGCGAAATATTCggttatgataaaaataaatataaatatgtagacAATGACGATGATGCAGCTATGGAAAGCAGTTTTGCACAACAGCTCAAAGAGGAATATGTATCTACTAAAATAG GTATTATGGAAGATTTAGAAGACATGCGTATGGAAGCTttggaaaaaaaaaggaaagctctctt